The following are from one region of the Arachis duranensis cultivar V14167 chromosome 10, aradu.V14167.gnm2.J7QH, whole genome shotgun sequence genome:
- the LOC107471673 gene encoding F-box/kelch-repeat protein At3g23880-like, with protein sequence MTVIRDSSGTVTAQVYSFRGSSWKRVNSFPAFPFSAEDIGHFIGGTLNWLGLRNPLGDDYDWADVTLDMLMIVSFDLKSDTHKQILLPKGIDEISSKDPTLGIWGNRLYLLHDYKNTHFIAWQMKEFGDENSWTQLLKISFHYLGVERLLFPEFIFENGNIFMLRGLAKFLSL encoded by the exons ATGACTGTCATTCGGGATTCTTCTGGAACAGTAACTGCCCAAGTTTATAGCTTCCGTGGCAGTTCTTGGAAGAGGGTCAACAGTTTTCCTGCTTTTCCGTTTTCTGCTGAAGATATTGGCCACTTCATCGGTGGCACTCTTAATTGGCTAGGTCTCCGTAACCCGCTTGGAGATGATTATGATTGGGCTGATGTTACACTTGATATGTTAATGATTGTTTCTTTTGACCTGAAATCGGATACACATAAACAGATTCTGCTTCCAAAGGGTATCGATGAGATCTCCAGTAAAGATCCAACTCTGGGAATTTGGGGAAATAGGCTGTATCTTCTTCATGATTACAAGAACACTCATTTTATTGCATGGCAAATGAAGGAGTTTGGAGATGAAAATTCTTGGACTCAATTGCTAAAGATTAGTTTTCACTACCTCGGTGTTGAAAGGCTATTATTCCCGGAGTTTATATTTGAGAATGGAAATATCTTCATGTTGAGAG GCCTAGCAAAGTTCTTGTCATTGTGA
- the LOC107471677 gene encoding putative F-box protein At3g21120 has protein sequence MAAQHPKAALLLCEVVMEILSWVPAKPLTRLKLVCKSWNSIISHPHFVKLHLHRSPKNAILLFTRTHFGEEGKQSIVLSSVESFIQNPSSTLDVQENRRPFHVEDWVSGSCNGLVCVAHIVLCRPNNGISDIWFRLWNPLTGFVSENSPCLRVNAHNSFGFGYDESSDSYKLPWQFLEDDQQFPCFSVLS, from the exons ATGGCGGCTCAACACCCAAAAGCGGCGCTCCTGTTGTGTGAAGTGGTGATGGAGATCCTCTCTTGGGTTCCAGCAAAGCCTCTCACGCGCCTCAAGCTTGTGTGCAAATCATGGAACTCCATCATCTCCCACCCTCACTTCGTCAAACTTCACCTTCACCGTTCACCCAAAAATGCCATCCTCCTCTTTACGCGAACACACTTCGGCGAAGAAGGAAAACAGAGCATAGTGTTGAGTAGCGTTGAATCTTTCATCCAAAATCCATCATCCACTCTTGATGTTCAAGAGAATCGCCGCCCTTTTCACGTAGAAGACTGGGTTTCGGGTTCATGCAACGGGTTGGTTTGTGTGGCCCATATCGTTCTTTGCCGCCCCAACAACGGTATTAGCGATATCTGGTTTCGTTTATGGAACCCTCTCACAGGGTTTGTTTCAGAGAACTCGCCGTGCTTACGTGTCAATGCGCATAATTCTTTTGGATTTGGGTATGATGAGTCAAGTGACAGTTACAAG CTTCCGTGGCAGTTCTTGGAAGACGATCAACAGTTTCCCTGCTTTTCCGTTTTATCCTGA
- the LOC107471676 gene encoding F-box/kelch-repeat protein At3g23880-like, translating into MAPKHPTAAVLLCEFVMEILSWIPAKPVTRLKLVCKSWNSFISHPHFAKLHLHRSPKNGILLITRTPPFPEKERKQGIVLSSVESFIQNPSSTLDAQENRRSLHVEDCVVGSCNGLVCVAHSLFHPNNDNFDIWFRLWNPLIGFISGNSPSPCLRVNGHDAFGFGYDESSDSYKVVIASRDYSSGTVTAQVYSFRGSSWKRVNSFPAFPFFDDNGHFIGGTLNWLGLRNPHGGDYDWDTVTLDMLMIVSFDLKSDTNKQILLPKGIHEIPREEPSLGVSGNSLYLLHDYKNTHFIAWQMKEFGDENSWTQLLKISFDHLGVEMLLLPEFIFENGNIFMFEEVFYDRRDNSVKRVNINNLDFDAFDYVESLVQPC; encoded by the coding sequence ATGGCGCCTAAACACCCAACAGCGGCGGTCCTCTTGTGTGAATTTGTGATGGAGAtcctctcttggattcctgCAAAGCCTGTCACGCGCCTCAAGCTTGTGTGCAAGTCATGGAACTCCTTCATCTCCCACCCTCACTTCGCCAAACTTCACCTTCACCGATCACCCAAAAATGGCATCCTCCTGATTACGCGAACACCACCTTTCCccgagaaagaaagaaaacagggCATAGTGTTGAGTAGCGTTGAATCTTTCATCCAAAATCCATCATCCACTCTTGATGCTCAAGAGAATCGCCGCTCTCTACACGTAGAAGACTGTGTTGTGGGTTCATGCAACGGGTTGGTTTGTGTGGCCCATAGTCTTTTCCACCCTAACAACGATAATTTCGATATCTGGTTTCGTTTATGGAACCCTCTCATAGGGTTTATTTCAGGGAACTCGCCTTCGCCTTGCTTACGTGTCAATGGGCATGATGCTTTTGGGTTTGGGTATGATGAGTCAAGTGACAGTTACAAGGTAGTGATTGCCAGTCGGGATTATTCTTCTGGAACAGTAACTGCGCAGGTTTATAGCTTCCGTGGCAGTTCTTGGAAGAGGGTCAACAGTTTTCCTGCTTTTCCGTTTTTTGATGATAATGGCCACTTCATCGGTGGCACTCTTAATTGGCTAGGTCTCCGTAACCCGCATGGAGGTGATTATGATTGGGATACTGTTACACTTGATATGTTAATGATTGTTTCTTTTGACCTGAAATCCGATACAAATAAACAGATTCTGCTTCCAAAGGGTATCCATGAGATCCCCCGTGAAGAGCCAAGTCTGGGAGTTTCGGGAAACAGCCTGTATCTTCTTCATGATTATAAGAACACTCATTTCATTGCATGGCAAATGAAGGAGTTTGGAGATGAAAATTCTTGGACTCAATTGCTAAAGATTAGTTTTGACCATCTCGGTGTTGAAATGCTATTGCTACCGGAGTTTATATTTGAGAATGGAAATATCTTCATGTTTGAGGAAGTTTTTTATGACCGAAGAGATAATAGTGTTAAACGCGTTAATATCAACAATCTTGACTTCGATGCATTTGATTATGTTGAGAGCTTGGTTCAGCCTTGTTAA
- the LOC107471675 gene encoding F-box/kelch-repeat protein At3g23880-like — MAAQHLTAALLLCEVVMEILSWVPAKPVTRLKLVCKSWNSIISHPHFVKHHLHRSPKNAILLFTRTPPFPRDEEKKWGLVLSSVESFIQNPSSTLDAQENRRSLHVEEDWVVGSCNGLVCVAILGHPINDIIDIWFHLLNPLTGFISENSPCLRVNVHTAFGFGYDESSDSYKVVSTTTRGSSGTVTTQVYSFGGSSWKRANSFPAFPFSFEDNGHFIGGTLNWLGLRNPHGDDYDWAAVTLDMLMLVSFDLKSDTNKQILLPKGIDEIPAQEPILGVWGNRLYLLHDYKNTHFIAWQMKEFGDENSWTQLLKISFHHLGVERLFLPVFIFENGNIFMLRGRHRFEEDFYDRRDNSVKRVNINNLDFDAFDYVESLGVGPAKFRSL, encoded by the exons ATGGCGGCTCAACACCTAACAGCGGCGCTCCTGTTGTGTGAAGTGGTGATGGAGATCCTCTCTTGGGTTCCTGCAAAACCTGTCACGCGCCTGAAGCTTGTGTGCAAGTCATGGAACTCCATCATCTCCCACCCTCACTTCGTCAAACATCACCTTCACCGTTCACCCAAAAATGCCATCCTCCTCTTTACGCGAACACCACCTTTCCCCCGCGacgaagaaaaaaaatgggGCTTAGTGTTGAGTAGCGTTGAATCTTTCATCCAAAATCCATCATCCACTCTTGATGCTCAAGAGAATCGCCGCTCTCTACACGTAGAAGAAGACTGGGTTGTGGGTTCATGCAACGGGTTGGTTTGTGTGGCCATTCTTGGCCACCCCATCAATGATATTATCGATATCTGGTTCCATTTATTGAACCCTCTCACAGGGTTTATTTCAGAGAACTCGCCGTGCTTACGTGTCAATGTGCATACTGCTTTTGGGTTTGGGTACGATGAGTCAAGTGACAGTTACAAGGTAGTGAGTACTACTACTCGGGGTTCTTCTGGAACAGTAACTACGCAAGTTTATAGCTTCGGTGGCAGTTCTTGGAAGAGAGCCAACAGTTTCCCTGCTTTTCCGTTttcttttgaagataatggCCACTTCATCGGTGGCACTCTTAATTGGCTAGGTCTCCGCAACCCGCATGGAGATGATTATGATTGGGCTGCTGTTACACTTGATATGTTAATGCTTGTTTCTTTTGACCTGAAATCGGATACAAATAAACAGATTTTGCTTCCAAAGGGTATCGATGAGATCCCCGCTCAAGAGCCAATTCTGGGAGTTTGGGGAAATAGGCTGTATCTTCTTCATGATTACAAGAACACTCATTTTATTGCATGGCAAATGAAGGAGTTTGGAGATGAAAATTCTTGGACTCAATTGCTAAAGATTAGTTTTCACCATCTCGGTGTTGAAAGGCTATTTTTACCGGTGTTTATATTTGAGAATGGAAATATCTTCATGTTGAGAGGCAGGCATCGTTTTGAGGAAGATTTTTATGACCGAAGAGATAATAGTGTTAAACGCGTTAATATCAACAATCTTGACTTCGATGCATTTGATTATGTTGAGAGCTTG GGTGTAGGCCCTGCAAAGTTCAGGTCATTGTGA